Proteins found in one Planococcus citri chromosome 2, ihPlaCitr1.1, whole genome shotgun sequence genomic segment:
- the LOC135835141 gene encoding endocuticle structural glycoprotein ABD-4-like, giving the protein MNMQIAIVSALFAVVAAAPQEYYSTPIPILSQKQEISPDGSYYYSYQTGNGIAVDERSQYRALGPEEGTQDVQGYYAYTGPDGVQYAVSYTSGENGFIASGAHLPTPPPLPAELAKAFAEAPKDDGQYDERGFPIGPSARPFGRR; this is encoded by the exons atgaat ATGCAAATCGCCATTGTATCGGCTTTATTCGCGGTAGTAGCCGCCGCTCCGCAAGAATATTATTCAACTCCGATCCCAATCCTTAGTCAAAAACAAGAAATCAGTCCAGATGGATCTTATTACTACAg TTACCAAACTGGAAACGGTATCGCTGTCGATGAAAGAAGCCAATACAGAGCTTTAGGACCGGAAGAAGGTACCCAAGATGTTCAAGGTTACTACGCCTACACCGGACCTGACGGTGTCCAATACGCTGTCTCTTACACCTCCGGCGAAAACGGTTTCATCGCATCTGGAGCCCATTTACCAACCCCACCTCCCCTTCCAGCAGAACTCGCCAAAGCTTTCGCCGAAGCACCAAAAGATGATGGTCAATATGACGAAAGAGGTTTCCCAATCGGACCATCGGCCCGACCTTTCGGACGTCGTTAA